From one Rosa rugosa chromosome 4, drRosRugo1.1, whole genome shotgun sequence genomic stretch:
- the LOC133707020 gene encoding uncharacterized protein LOC133707020 isoform X1: MAEIVEEEELIPIPIPINHRNNVGIVVRTIGPAPPSRLQLPSSIRVLDLRKLIAEKYQLPLEKLRLIMRGNVLHDSKSGQDVNLQLKDGDSLIVAVKPKPPSKHLRDGLDEDDDEDDLKFQLPQSSSRWKRRVYAVLHDKLKLPDILLMAIFSLSLKMWVIIILWFILAPVAHRWDLGPLYILGTGFGIILLNLGQRKPGDVSAYSIFNEDFRELPGTLNAERLDGDIRTGQI, from the exons ATGGCTGAGATTGTAGAGGAAGAGGAGCTGATACCGATACCGATACCAATCAATCACAGAAACAATGTTGGGATCGTTGTACGGACCATTGGCCCAGCTCCCCCTTCTCGTCTTCAGCTCCCCTCTTCTATCAGA GTGCTTGACTTGAGAAAATTGATAGCTGAAAAGTATCAGTTACCATTAGAGAAGTTGAGGCTTATTATGCGAGGCAATGTGTTGCATGACAGCAAAAGTGGGCAAGATGTGAATCTCCAACTCAAGGATGGCG ATTCTCTTATCGTTGCTGTCAAACCAAAGCCACCTTCTAAGCATCTTCGGGATGGACTTGACGAGGACGACGACGAAGATGATCTG AAGTTTCAGCTTCCCCAATCATCAAGCCGGTGGAAGAGGAGAGTATATGCTGTTCTACATGATAAGTTGAAGCTTCCTG ATATCCTTTTGATGGCCATTTTCTCTCTCAGTTTGAAGATGTGGGTAATTATCATTCTGTGGTTTATATTGGCACCTGTGGCCCACAGATGGGATCTTGGCCCTTTATAT ATACTTGGCACCGGTTTTGGTATCATTCTTCTGAATCTAGGACAGCGGAAGCCTGGCGATGTCAG TGCATATTCGATTTTCAATGAAGATTTTAGAGAGCTTCCAGGGACCCTTAATGCAGAACGTCTTGATGGGGACATACGAACAGGGCAGATTTGA
- the LOC133707020 gene encoding uncharacterized protein LOC133707020 isoform X2 — protein sequence MLIQLYVGLLSTANGSWVLYGIQWHSLNIWVDFGSVLDLRKLIAEKYQLPLEKLRLIMRGNVLHDSKSGQDVNLQLKDGDSLIVAVKPKPPSKHLRDGLDEDDDEDDLKFQLPQSSSRWKRRVYAVLHDKLKLPDILLMAIFSLSLKMWVIIILWFILAPVAHRWDLGPLYILGTGFGIILLNLGQRKPGDVSAYSIFNEDFRELPGTLNAERLDGDIRTGQI from the exons ATGCTAATTCAATTATATGTGGGACTCCTGTCAACTGCAAATGGTAGTTGGGTCCTGTATGGGATACAATGGCACAGTTTGAATATTTGGGTTGACTTTGGTTCG GTGCTTGACTTGAGAAAATTGATAGCTGAAAAGTATCAGTTACCATTAGAGAAGTTGAGGCTTATTATGCGAGGCAATGTGTTGCATGACAGCAAAAGTGGGCAAGATGTGAATCTCCAACTCAAGGATGGCG ATTCTCTTATCGTTGCTGTCAAACCAAAGCCACCTTCTAAGCATCTTCGGGATGGACTTGACGAGGACGACGACGAAGATGATCTG AAGTTTCAGCTTCCCCAATCATCAAGCCGGTGGAAGAGGAGAGTATATGCTGTTCTACATGATAAGTTGAAGCTTCCTG ATATCCTTTTGATGGCCATTTTCTCTCTCAGTTTGAAGATGTGGGTAATTATCATTCTGTGGTTTATATTGGCACCTGTGGCCCACAGATGGGATCTTGGCCCTTTATAT ATACTTGGCACCGGTTTTGGTATCATTCTTCTGAATCTAGGACAGCGGAAGCCTGGCGATGTCAG TGCATATTCGATTTTCAATGAAGATTTTAGAGAGCTTCCAGGGACCCTTAATGCAGAACGTCTTGATGGGGACATACGAACAGGGCAGATTTGA